A genomic window from Brassica oleracea var. oleracea cultivar TO1000 chromosome C8, BOL, whole genome shotgun sequence includes:
- the LOC106308141 gene encoding cytochrome P450 71B2-like, which produces MAILFCFFLVSILTLLTSICLKRMTNSKFKLPPSPSSLPIIGNLHHLAGLPHRCFHNLSIKHGPVMLLRLGSVPVVVISSSEAAEAVLKTHDLECCSRPKTVGTGKLSYGFKDINFGPYGEYWREMRKLVVTELFSLRKVQSFRYIREEESDFMVKKVSESALKQSSVDLNKTFFSLAASVICRVALGQNIHESGFLIDQEKIEGLVTEAAEALGSFTFSDFFPGALGRFVDWLFQRHKKINKVFEDLDVFYEQVIDEHLKPEGRKNQDIVSLILDMIDKQESEDSFKLDIDNLKAVLMDIFLAGVDTSAITMIWVMTELARNPRVMKKAQENIRATLGLERERITEEDLGKVDYLKLVIKETFRLHPPVPLLLPRETMSHVKIQGYDIAPKTQIQVNVWTIGRDPKRWTNAEEFIPERFEDSSVDFRGQHFDLIPFGSGRRVCPAMVMGIATVELGLMNLLYYFDWKLPDGMKVGDIDMEEAGILSTVKKLPLELVPLQRH; this is translated from the exons TGACAAACTCAAAGTTTAAACTTCCTCCAAGCCCTTCAAGTCTTCCAATCATTGGAAACTTGCATCATCTTGCAGGACTGCCTCATCGATGTTTTCATAACCTCTCCATCAAACACGGACCAGTGATGCTTCTCCGTCTCGGGTCTGTTCCAGTGGTTGTGATCTCATCGAGTGAAGCAGCTGAAGCAGTTCTCAAAACTCATGACTTGGAATGTTGCAGCCGACCAAAGACGGTAGGGACCGGAAAACTCTCTTACGGTTTCAAAGACATTAATTTTGGACCGTACGGTGAGTATTGGCGGGAGATGCGCAAACTCGTGGTCACCGAGCTTTTCAGTCTTAGAAAAGTTCAATCATTCAGGTACATAAGAGAAGAAGAGAGTGACTTCATGGTGAAGAAAGTATCAGAATCCGCTTTGAAACAATCTTCTGTGGATCTAAACAAAACTTTCTTCTCCCTGGCCGCAAGTGTAATTTGTAGAGTAGCTTTAGGACAGAACATCCACGAGAGCGGCTTCCTTATTGACCAAGAAAAGATCGAGGGACTTGTTACCGAAGCAGCGGAAGCTCTAGGGAGTTTCACTTTCTCTGACTTCTTCCCTGGTGCACTCGGAAGATTTGTAGACTGGTTGTTTCAACGACACAAGAAAATTAACAAAGTCTTTGAAGACCTTGATGTCTTTTACGAGCAAGTTATTGATGAGCACTTGAAGCCAGAAGGAAGGAAAAATCAAGATATTGTTTCCTTGATATTGGATATGATCGATAAACAAGAAAGTGAAGATTCTTTCAAACTCGATATCGATAATCTCAAGGCAGTCCTCATG GATATATTTCTCGCGGGGGTTGATACAAGCGCCATAACTATGATTTGGGTGATGACCGAGCTCGCTAGAAACCCTCGTGTGATGAAGAAAGCTCAAGAAAACATTCGAGCCACCCTAGGGCTCGAAAGGGAGAGAATCACTGAAGAAGACCTAGGAAAAGTTGATTACTTGAAGCTCGTAATAAAGGAAACATTCAGACTACACCCACCAGTTCCACTTTTGCTCCCAAGGGAAACAATGTCTCACGTCAAGATTCAAGGCTACGACATTGCCCCAAAGACACAAATCCAAGTTAACGTATGGACCATAGGACGTGACCCCAAGCGTTGGACCAACGCTGAAGAATTCATCCCTGAGCGGTTTGAAGATAGTTCTGTAGATTTTAGAGGACAACACTTTGACTTAATACCGTTTGGTTCTGGTCGAAGGGTATGTCCTGCGATGGTAATGGGGATTGCTACCGTGGAGTTGGGCCTGATGAATTTGCTTTACTATTTTGATTGGAAATTGCCTGATGGAATGAAAGTTGGAGACATTGATATGGAAGAAGCTGGCATTCTCAGCACTGTCAAGAAACTACCTCTTGAACTTGTGCCCCTTCAACGCCATTAA
- the LOC106310423 gene encoding cytochrome P450 71B2-like isoform X2 yields MLQPTKHPRLRKTLLRFQRRQLRSVRYIREEESDLMVKKVSESALKRSPVDLNKTFFSLTASIICRVALGLNFHESGFVIDQERIEEIVTEAGEVLGTFTFSDFFPGALGRFVDWLFQQHKKINKVVEELDVFYQHVIDEHLKPEGRKNPDIVSLMLDMIDKQGSEDYFKLDMDNVKATIMDVFLAGIDTGATTMIWAMTDLVRNPNVMKKAQENIRATLGHKRERITEEDLGKVDYMTFIIKETFRLHPPVPFLLPRETMSHVKIQGYDLPPKTQIKVNVWTIGRDPKRWTNPEDFIPERFADSSVDFRGQHFELLPFGSGRRICPAMAMGTATVELGLMNLLYFFDWGLPDGMNVEEFDMEEADNPTYVKKLPLQLVPLQHH; encoded by the exons ATGTTGCAGCCGACCAAACACCCTCGTCTCCGGAAAACTCTCTTACGGTTTCAAAGACGTCAACTTCGCTCCGTACG GTATATAAGAGAAGAAGAGAGTGACTTGATGGTCAAGAAAGTATCCGAATCGGCTTTGAAACGATCTCCTGTGGATCTAAACAAAACTTTCTTCTCTCTCACGGCAAGCATCATCTGTAGAGTAGCCTTAGGACTGAACTTCCATGAGAGCGGCTTCGTTATCGACCAAGAAAGGATCGAAGAAATTGTTACCGAAGCAGGGGAAGTTCTAGGGACGTTCACTTTCTCTGACTTCTTCCCTGGTGCACTTGGAAGATTCGTGGACTGGTTGTTTCAACAGCACAAGAAGATCAACAAAGTCGTTGAAGAGCTTGATGTTTTTTACCAACACGTGATTGATGAACACTTGAAGCCAGAAGGAAGGAAAAATCCGGATATTGTTTCTTTGATGTTGGATATGATCGATAAACAAGGAAGTGAAGACTATTTCAAACTCGATATGGATAACGTCAAGGCAACCATCATG GATGTATTTCTAGCGGGGATAGATACAGGCGCCACAACTATGATATGGGCGATGACCGATCTTGTTAGGAACCCTAACGTGATGAAGAAGGCTCAAGAAAATATTCGAGCCACCCTAGGGCACAAAAGGGAGAGAATCACTGAAGAAGACCTAGGAAAAGTTGATTACATGACGTTTATAATCAAGGAAACATTCAGGTTACACCCACCGGTTCCATTTTTGCTCCCTAGGGAAACAATGTCCCACGTCAAGATCCAAGGCTATGACCTTCCTCCTAAAACGCAAATCAAAGTTAATGTATGGACAATTGGACGTGACCCCAAGCGTTGGACCAACCCTGAAGATTTCATCCCTGAACGGTTTGCGGATAGTTCTGTAGATTTTAGAGGACAACATTTTGAGTTGTTACCATTTGGTTCCGGTAGGAGGATATGTCCTGCCATGGCAATGGGAACTGCTACCGTGGAGCTAGGGTTGATGAACTTGCTTTACTTTTTCGATTGGGGATTGCCTGATGGGATGAACGTTGAAGAGTTTGATATGGAAGAAGCTGACAATCCCACGTATGTCAAGAAACTACCTCTTCAACTTGTGCCCCTTCAACACCACTAA
- the LOC106310423 gene encoding cytochrome P450 71B2-like isoform X1 — MAVLLCFLLVSLLALVSSIFLTNIKTSKLNLPPGPSTLPIIGNLHHFAGWPSRYFHNLSIKYGPVMLLRLGFLRVVVISSSEAAEEVLKTHDLECCSRPNTLVSGKLSYGFKDVNFAPYGEYWREMRKLVVIELFSLKKVQSFRYIREEESDLMVKKVSESALKRSPVDLNKTFFSLTASIICRVALGLNFHESGFVIDQERIEEIVTEAGEVLGTFTFSDFFPGALGRFVDWLFQQHKKINKVVEELDVFYQHVIDEHLKPEGRKNPDIVSLMLDMIDKQGSEDYFKLDMDNVKATIMDVFLAGIDTGATTMIWAMTDLVRNPNVMKKAQENIRATLGHKRERITEEDLGKVDYMTFIIKETFRLHPPVPFLLPRETMSHVKIQGYDLPPKTQIKVNVWTIGRDPKRWTNPEDFIPERFADSSVDFRGQHFELLPFGSGRRICPAMAMGTATVELGLMNLLYFFDWGLPDGMNVEEFDMEEADNPTYVKKLPLQLVPLQHH; from the exons ATGGCTGTCTTGCTCTGTTTCCTCTTGGTTTCTCTTCTTGCTCTTGTTTCATCAATCTTTCTTACAAACATTAAAACCTCAAAACTCAATCTTCCTCCAGGCCCTTCAACTCTTCCAATCATCGGAAACTTACACCATTTCGCAGGATGGCCCAGCAGATATTTTCACAACCTCTCCATCAAATACGGACCGGTGATGCTTCTCCGTCTCGGTTTCCTTCGAGTGGTTGTGATCTCATCGAGTGAAGCAGCTGAAGAAGTGCTCAAAACCCATGACTTGGAATGTTGCAGCCGACCAAACACCCTCGTCTCCGGAAAACTCTCTTACGGTTTCAAAGACGTCAACTTCGCTCCGTACGGTGAGTACTGGCGCGAGATGCGGAAGCTGGTGGTCATCGAGCTTTTCAGTCTTAAGAAGGTTCAGTCATTTAGGTATATAAGAGAAGAAGAGAGTGACTTGATGGTCAAGAAAGTATCCGAATCGGCTTTGAAACGATCTCCTGTGGATCTAAACAAAACTTTCTTCTCTCTCACGGCAAGCATCATCTGTAGAGTAGCCTTAGGACTGAACTTCCATGAGAGCGGCTTCGTTATCGACCAAGAAAGGATCGAAGAAATTGTTACCGAAGCAGGGGAAGTTCTAGGGACGTTCACTTTCTCTGACTTCTTCCCTGGTGCACTTGGAAGATTCGTGGACTGGTTGTTTCAACAGCACAAGAAGATCAACAAAGTCGTTGAAGAGCTTGATGTTTTTTACCAACACGTGATTGATGAACACTTGAAGCCAGAAGGAAGGAAAAATCCGGATATTGTTTCTTTGATGTTGGATATGATCGATAAACAAGGAAGTGAAGACTATTTCAAACTCGATATGGATAACGTCAAGGCAACCATCATG GATGTATTTCTAGCGGGGATAGATACAGGCGCCACAACTATGATATGGGCGATGACCGATCTTGTTAGGAACCCTAACGTGATGAAGAAGGCTCAAGAAAATATTCGAGCCACCCTAGGGCACAAAAGGGAGAGAATCACTGAAGAAGACCTAGGAAAAGTTGATTACATGACGTTTATAATCAAGGAAACATTCAGGTTACACCCACCGGTTCCATTTTTGCTCCCTAGGGAAACAATGTCCCACGTCAAGATCCAAGGCTATGACCTTCCTCCTAAAACGCAAATCAAAGTTAATGTATGGACAATTGGACGTGACCCCAAGCGTTGGACCAACCCTGAAGATTTCATCCCTGAACGGTTTGCGGATAGTTCTGTAGATTTTAGAGGACAACATTTTGAGTTGTTACCATTTGGTTCCGGTAGGAGGATATGTCCTGCCATGGCAATGGGAACTGCTACCGTGGAGCTAGGGTTGATGAACTTGCTTTACTTTTTCGATTGGGGATTGCCTGATGGGATGAACGTTGAAGAGTTTGATATGGAAGAAGCTGACAATCCCACGTATGTCAAGAAACTACCTCTTCAACTTGTGCCCCTTCAACACCACTAA
- the LOC106307155 gene encoding cytochrome P450 71B2 isoform X2: MLQPTKDGRDRKALLRFQRHHVLAIRYIREDEVGFVVKKLSEASLTQSPVDLSKTFFSLTASIICRVALGQNFHESDFFIDQEKIEELVTEATVALGAFTFSDFFPGVLGRFLDLLFQRHKRINKVFEELDAFYQHVIDDHLKPEGRKNQDIVSMMLDMIDEQGDEDSFKLNMDNVKAILMDVFLAGIDTSAVTMIWAMAELVKNPRVMKKAQENTRTTLGLNKERITEDDIGKVDYLKLIVKETFRLHPALPFIIPRETMSHVKIQGYDIPPKTQIQINVWTIGRDPERWTDPEEFNPERFTDSSVDFRGQHYELLPFGSGRRMCPAMPMGVANVELALMNLLYFFDWGLPDGMEVGELDMEEAGNISIVKKIPLQLVPLRRY, encoded by the exons ATGTTGCAGCCGACCAAAGACGGTAGGGACCGGAAAGCTCTCTTACGGTTTCAAAGACATCACGTTCTCGCAATACG GTACATCAGAGAGGACGAGGTTGGTTTTGTGGTGAAGAAACTGTCTGAAGCGTCTTTGACACAATCTCCTGTAGATTTAAGCAAGACCTTCTTCTCCCTTACCGCAAGTATCATTTGTAGAGTGGCTTTAGGACAGAACTTCCACGAGAGCGACTTCTTTATCGATCAAGAAAAGATCGAGGAGCTTGTTACCGAAGCAACAGTAGCTCTAGGAGCTTTCACTTTCTCTGACTTCTTCCCTGGTGTACTTGGGAGATTCTTAGACTTGTTGTTTCAACGACACAAGAGGATCAACAAAGTGTTTGAGGAGCTTGATGCTTTTTACCAACATGTAATTGATGATCACTTGAAGCCAGAAGGAAGGAAAAATCAGGATATTGTTTCCATGATGTTGGATATGATCGATGAACAGGGAGATGAAGATTCTTTCAAACTCAATATGGATAATGTGAAGGCAATCCTCATG GATGTATTTCTCGCGGGGATCGATACAAGCGCTGTAACAATGATTTGGGCGATGGCGGAACTCGTTAAAAACCCCAGAGTAATGAAGAAAGCTCAAGAAAATACTCGAACCACCCTTGGACTGAACAAGGAAAGAATCACTGAAGATGATATAGGCAAAGTTGATTACTTGAAGCTCATAGTCAAGGAAACATTCAGGTTACATCCAGCACTTCCATTTATAATTCCAAGAGAAACAATGTCTCACGTCAAGATCCAAGGCTACGATATTCCTCCGAAAACGCAAATTCAAATCAACGTATGGACCATAGGACGTGACCCCGAGCGTTGGACCGACCCTGAAGAGTTCAATCCTGAACGGTTTACTGATAGTTCTGTAGATTTCAGAGGACAACATTATGAGCTTTTACCGTTTGGTTCTGGTCGAAGGATGTGTCCTGCGATGCCAATGGGGGTTGCTAACGTGGAGCTAGCATTGATGAATTTGCTTTACTTTTTCGATTGGGGATTGCCCGATGGGATGGAAGTTGGAGAACTTGATATGGAAGAAGCTGGTAATATCTCCATTGTCAAGAAAATACCTCTTCAACTTGTGCCCCTTCGGCGTTACTGA
- the LOC106307155 gene encoding cytochrome P450 71B2 isoform X1 — translation METLLCLFLVLILTLVSSIFLKKNKNSKFNLPPSPSSLPIIGNIHHLAGLPHRCFHNLSIKYGPVVLLRLGSVPVVVISSSEAAEAVLKTRDLECCSRPKTVGTGKLSYGFKDITFSQYGAYWREMRKLAVIELFSLKKVQSYRYIREDEVGFVVKKLSEASLTQSPVDLSKTFFSLTASIICRVALGQNFHESDFFIDQEKIEELVTEATVALGAFTFSDFFPGVLGRFLDLLFQRHKRINKVFEELDAFYQHVIDDHLKPEGRKNQDIVSMMLDMIDEQGDEDSFKLNMDNVKAILMDVFLAGIDTSAVTMIWAMAELVKNPRVMKKAQENTRTTLGLNKERITEDDIGKVDYLKLIVKETFRLHPALPFIIPRETMSHVKIQGYDIPPKTQIQINVWTIGRDPERWTDPEEFNPERFTDSSVDFRGQHYELLPFGSGRRMCPAMPMGVANVELALMNLLYFFDWGLPDGMEVGELDMEEAGNISIVKKIPLQLVPLRRY, via the exons ATGGAGACCTTGCTCTGCCTCTTCTTGGTTTTGATTCTTACTCTTGTATCATCAATCTTTCTTAAAAAAAATAAAAACTCAAAGTTCAATCTCCCTCCAAGCCCTTCAAGTCTTCCGATCATTGGAAACATACACCATCTTGCAGGACTGCCCCACAGATGTTTTCATAACCTCTCCATCAAATACGGACCAGTTGTACTTCTTCGACTGGGGTCTGTTCCAGTGGTTGTGATCTCATCGAGTGAAGCAGCTGAAGCAGTTCTCAAAACTCGTGACTTGGAATGTTGCAGCCGACCAAAGACGGTAGGGACCGGAAAGCTCTCTTACGGTTTCAAAGACATCACGTTCTCGCAATACGGTGCGTATTGGCGGGAGATGCGAAAACTGGCGGTGATCGAGCTTTTTAGCCTTAAGAAGGTTCAATCATATAGGTACATCAGAGAGGACGAGGTTGGTTTTGTGGTGAAGAAACTGTCTGAAGCGTCTTTGACACAATCTCCTGTAGATTTAAGCAAGACCTTCTTCTCCCTTACCGCAAGTATCATTTGTAGAGTGGCTTTAGGACAGAACTTCCACGAGAGCGACTTCTTTATCGATCAAGAAAAGATCGAGGAGCTTGTTACCGAAGCAACAGTAGCTCTAGGAGCTTTCACTTTCTCTGACTTCTTCCCTGGTGTACTTGGGAGATTCTTAGACTTGTTGTTTCAACGACACAAGAGGATCAACAAAGTGTTTGAGGAGCTTGATGCTTTTTACCAACATGTAATTGATGATCACTTGAAGCCAGAAGGAAGGAAAAATCAGGATATTGTTTCCATGATGTTGGATATGATCGATGAACAGGGAGATGAAGATTCTTTCAAACTCAATATGGATAATGTGAAGGCAATCCTCATG GATGTATTTCTCGCGGGGATCGATACAAGCGCTGTAACAATGATTTGGGCGATGGCGGAACTCGTTAAAAACCCCAGAGTAATGAAGAAAGCTCAAGAAAATACTCGAACCACCCTTGGACTGAACAAGGAAAGAATCACTGAAGATGATATAGGCAAAGTTGATTACTTGAAGCTCATAGTCAAGGAAACATTCAGGTTACATCCAGCACTTCCATTTATAATTCCAAGAGAAACAATGTCTCACGTCAAGATCCAAGGCTACGATATTCCTCCGAAAACGCAAATTCAAATCAACGTATGGACCATAGGACGTGACCCCGAGCGTTGGACCGACCCTGAAGAGTTCAATCCTGAACGGTTTACTGATAGTTCTGTAGATTTCAGAGGACAACATTATGAGCTTTTACCGTTTGGTTCTGGTCGAAGGATGTGTCCTGCGATGCCAATGGGGGTTGCTAACGTGGAGCTAGCATTGATGAATTTGCTTTACTTTTTCGATTGGGGATTGCCCGATGGGATGGAAGTTGGAGAACTTGATATGGAAGAAGCTGGTAATATCTCCATTGTCAAGAAAATACCTCTTCAACTTGTGCCCCTTCGGCGTTACTGA